From Rhododendron vialii isolate Sample 1 chromosome 10a, ASM3025357v1, the proteins below share one genomic window:
- the LOC131303554 gene encoding E2F transcription factor-like E2FF isoform X3: MSSLVPPGDHCFYSRKEKSLGVLCSNFLKLYNRDGVDSIGLDDAANRLGVERRRIYDIVNILESVGVLSKKAKNQYFWRGFGGIPKALDMLKEEALNENLSTSSSCLSDYNVSHDYLYEGLPTSGKDKPSASCKVDSRKEKSLGLLTQNFIKLFISSKADLMTLDYIAKALLGDIHDPTAMRNNSAAKVRRLYDIANVFSSINLIEKTHHPESRKPAFRWLGLEGSPKDGPVTALKFNEIKKRVFGTEITNSLPKKYKKESSLDWNSNKKADTPVLMRCNNLIDEHDRNSLLQPRKHTSNGFVFGPFTPASVADLGHSENKNVRQVQDLEDLASPYGPRYRNQAWKSWYVEAAEKKHIQKGSILNS; the protein is encoded by the exons ATGTCGTCCCTGGTTCCCCCTGGAGACCATTGCTTTTACAGCCGTAAAGAAAAATCTCTCGGCGTCTTGTGCtccaa TTTTCTGAAGTTGTATAATCGAGATGGCGTGGACTCGATTGGATTGGATGATGCTGCAAACCGATTAG GTGTTGAAAGGCGGCGAATTTATGACATTGTGAACATTTTAGAAAGTGTTGGT GTTTTGTCCAAAAAAGCAAAGAACCAGTATTTTTGGAGAGGTTTTGGTGGAATCCCTAAGGCTTTAGATATGCTTAAG gAGGAAGCATTGAATGAGAACTTGTCTACCTCCAGTTCCTGCCTTTCAGATTATAAT GTTTCACATGACTATCTTTATGAAGGGCTTCCAACTTCCGGGAAAGACAAGCCCTCGGCATCATGCAAAGTTG ACAGCAGAAAGGAGAAATCTCTCGGGCTTCTCACCCAGAATTTTATCAAGCTGTTCATTAGTTCCAAG GCGGATTTGATGACTCTTGATTACATTGCAAAAGCTTTGCTGGGCGACATCCATGATCCAACAGCTATGAGAA ATAATTCTGCAGCAAAAGTCAGGCGCCTCTATGATATTGCAAATGTCTTCTCATCCATAAATCTCATTGAAAAg ACTCATCACCCGGAAAGCAGGAAACCAGCATTCAGATGGTTGGGGTTGGAAGGAAGTCCAAAGGATGGACCTGTTACTGCTCTGAAATTCAACGAGattaaaaaaagagtttttgGAACTGAGATCACGAACAGTCTTCCAAAGAAGTACAAGAAAGAATCTTCACTGGATTGGAATTCAAACAAGAAGGCAGATACACCAGTGCTTATGAGATGCAACAATTTGATAGATGAACATGACAGGAACTCATTGTTGCAGCCACGGAAACATACCTCCAATGGTTTTGTGTTTGGCCCCTTCACTCCAGCCAGTGTGGCCGACCTAGGAcattcagaaaacaaaaatgtaagGCAAGTTCAAGACTTAGAGGACCTGGCTTCTCCTTATGGTCCTCGGTATCGCAACCAAG CATGGAAATCATGGTATGTTGAAGCTGCTGAGAAGAAACATATACAAAAAGGAAGTATCCTGAATTCCTGA
- the LOC131303554 gene encoding E2F transcription factor-like E2FF isoform X4 produces MSSLVPPGDHCFYSRKEKSLGVLCSNFLKLYNRDGVDSIGLDDAANRLGVERRRIYDIVNILESVGVLSKKAKNQYFWRGFGGIPKALDMLKVSHDYLYEGLPTSGKDKPSASCKVDSRKEKSLGLLTQNFIKLFISSKADLMTLDYIAKALLGDIHDPTAMRNNSAAKVRRLYDIANVFSSINLIEKTHHPESRKPAFRWLGLEGSPKDGPVTALKFNEIKKRVFGTEITNSLPKKYKKESSLDWNSNKKADTPVLMRCNNLIDEHDRNSLLQPRKHTSNGFVFGPFTPASVADLGHSENKNVRQVQDLEDLASPYGPRYRNQALTDLFGHYRAAWKSWYVEAAEKKHIQKGSILNS; encoded by the exons ATGTCGTCCCTGGTTCCCCCTGGAGACCATTGCTTTTACAGCCGTAAAGAAAAATCTCTCGGCGTCTTGTGCtccaa TTTTCTGAAGTTGTATAATCGAGATGGCGTGGACTCGATTGGATTGGATGATGCTGCAAACCGATTAG GTGTTGAAAGGCGGCGAATTTATGACATTGTGAACATTTTAGAAAGTGTTGGT GTTTTGTCCAAAAAAGCAAAGAACCAGTATTTTTGGAGAGGTTTTGGTGGAATCCCTAAGGCTTTAGATATGCTTAAG GTTTCACATGACTATCTTTATGAAGGGCTTCCAACTTCCGGGAAAGACAAGCCCTCGGCATCATGCAAAGTTG ACAGCAGAAAGGAGAAATCTCTCGGGCTTCTCACCCAGAATTTTATCAAGCTGTTCATTAGTTCCAAG GCGGATTTGATGACTCTTGATTACATTGCAAAAGCTTTGCTGGGCGACATCCATGATCCAACAGCTATGAGAA ATAATTCTGCAGCAAAAGTCAGGCGCCTCTATGATATTGCAAATGTCTTCTCATCCATAAATCTCATTGAAAAg ACTCATCACCCGGAAAGCAGGAAACCAGCATTCAGATGGTTGGGGTTGGAAGGAAGTCCAAAGGATGGACCTGTTACTGCTCTGAAATTCAACGAGattaaaaaaagagtttttgGAACTGAGATCACGAACAGTCTTCCAAAGAAGTACAAGAAAGAATCTTCACTGGATTGGAATTCAAACAAGAAGGCAGATACACCAGTGCTTATGAGATGCAACAATTTGATAGATGAACATGACAGGAACTCATTGTTGCAGCCACGGAAACATACCTCCAATGGTTTTGTGTTTGGCCCCTTCACTCCAGCCAGTGTGGCCGACCTAGGAcattcagaaaacaaaaatgtaagGCAAGTTCAAGACTTAGAGGACCTGGCTTCTCCTTATGGTCCTCGGTATCGCAACCAAG CTCTTACTGACCTTTTTGGTCATTATCGCGCAGCATGGAAATCATGGTATGTTGAAGCTGCTGAGAAGAAACATATACAAAAAGGAAGTATCCTGAATTCCTGA
- the LOC131303554 gene encoding E2F transcription factor-like E2FF isoform X2 gives MSSLVPPGDHCFYSRKEKSLGVLCSNFLKLYNRDGVDSIGLDDAANRLGVERRRIYDIVNILESVGVLSKKAKNQYFWRGFGGIPKALDMLKEEALNENLSTSSSCLSDYNVSHDYLYEGLPTSGKDKPSASCKVDSRKEKSLGLLTQNFIKLFISSKADLMTLDYIAKALLGDIHDPTAMRTKVRRLYDIANVFSSINLIEKTHHPESRKPAFRWLGLEGSPKDGPVTALKFNEIKKRVFGTEITNSLPKKYKKESSLDWNSNKKADTPVLMRCNNLIDEHDRNSLLQPRKHTSNGFVFGPFTPASVADLGHSENKNVRQVQDLEDLASPYGPRYRNQALTDLFGHYRAAWKSWYVEAAEKKHIQKGSILNS, from the exons ATGTCGTCCCTGGTTCCCCCTGGAGACCATTGCTTTTACAGCCGTAAAGAAAAATCTCTCGGCGTCTTGTGCtccaa TTTTCTGAAGTTGTATAATCGAGATGGCGTGGACTCGATTGGATTGGATGATGCTGCAAACCGATTAG GTGTTGAAAGGCGGCGAATTTATGACATTGTGAACATTTTAGAAAGTGTTGGT GTTTTGTCCAAAAAAGCAAAGAACCAGTATTTTTGGAGAGGTTTTGGTGGAATCCCTAAGGCTTTAGATATGCTTAAG gAGGAAGCATTGAATGAGAACTTGTCTACCTCCAGTTCCTGCCTTTCAGATTATAAT GTTTCACATGACTATCTTTATGAAGGGCTTCCAACTTCCGGGAAAGACAAGCCCTCGGCATCATGCAAAGTTG ACAGCAGAAAGGAGAAATCTCTCGGGCTTCTCACCCAGAATTTTATCAAGCTGTTCATTAGTTCCAAG GCGGATTTGATGACTCTTGATTACATTGCAAAAGCTTTGCTGGGCGACATCCATGATCCAACAGCTATGAGAA CAAAAGTCAGGCGCCTCTATGATATTGCAAATGTCTTCTCATCCATAAATCTCATTGAAAAg ACTCATCACCCGGAAAGCAGGAAACCAGCATTCAGATGGTTGGGGTTGGAAGGAAGTCCAAAGGATGGACCTGTTACTGCTCTGAAATTCAACGAGattaaaaaaagagtttttgGAACTGAGATCACGAACAGTCTTCCAAAGAAGTACAAGAAAGAATCTTCACTGGATTGGAATTCAAACAAGAAGGCAGATACACCAGTGCTTATGAGATGCAACAATTTGATAGATGAACATGACAGGAACTCATTGTTGCAGCCACGGAAACATACCTCCAATGGTTTTGTGTTTGGCCCCTTCACTCCAGCCAGTGTGGCCGACCTAGGAcattcagaaaacaaaaatgtaagGCAAGTTCAAGACTTAGAGGACCTGGCTTCTCCTTATGGTCCTCGGTATCGCAACCAAG CTCTTACTGACCTTTTTGGTCATTATCGCGCAGCATGGAAATCATGGTATGTTGAAGCTGCTGAGAAGAAACATATACAAAAAGGAAGTATCCTGAATTCCTGA
- the LOC131304099 gene encoding small ribosomal subunit protein eS21y: protein MQNEEGQNMDLYIPRKCSATNRLITAKDHASVQINVGHLDANGMCTGQFTTFALCGFIRAQGDADSGLDRL from the exons ATGCAAAATGAAGAGGGACAAAACATGGACCTTTACATCCCTAGGAAATG TTCTGCCACAAATAGATTAATTACAGCAAAGGACCATGCATCTGTACAAATCAATGTTGGGCATTTGGATGCAAATGGCATGTGCACTGGTCAATTTACCACCTTTGCACTATGTGGTTTCATTCGCGCCCAG GGTGATGCTGACAGTGGGCTCGATCGTCTGTGA
- the LOC131304100 gene encoding dephospho-CoA kinase-like, whose protein sequence is MRIVGLTGGIASGKSTVSNLFKLHGVPVVDADLVARDVLKKGTGGWKKVVAAFGEDILLDNGEVDRAKLGHIVFSDPDKRQLLNRLLAPYISSGIFWEILKLWMKGYKVIVLDIPLLFEAKMDKWTKPIIVVWVDPETQLQRLMERDRTSVEEAKNRIQAQMPLDLKKTKADIVIDNTGSREELNERFQRVLTHVSKPLTWSEFALSRQGAFVASILVFVGVIICRKTL, encoded by the exons ATGAGGATAGTAGGACTGACCGGCGGGATCGCATCGGGGAAGAGCACTGTCTCCAATCTTTTCAAGCTTCACGGCGTCCCCGTCGTCGACGCCGACCTCGTCGCCCGC GATGTTCTAAAGAAAGGCACTGGCGGTTGGAAAAAGGTTGTGGCGGCATTTGGTGAGGACATCTTACTAGATAATGGAGAAGTTGATCGGGCGAAACTCGGTCACATTGTGTTTTCTGATCCTGACAAGCGCCAACTTCTTAACAG GTTATTGGCACCATATATTTCATCTGGAATTTTCTGGGAAATTTTGAAGCTATGGATGAAGGGCTACAAGGTTATTGTTCTCGATATTCCTCTTTTGTTTGAGGCCAAGATGGACAAGTGGACAAAGCCCATTATTGTTGTATGGGTTGATCCTGAAACACAACTTCAGCGTCTCATGGAAAGAGACAGAACGTCCGTTGAAGAAGCCAAAAACAGGATACAAGCTCAGATGCCTTTGGATTTGAAAAAAACCAAAGCAGACATTGTGATTGACAACACCGGATCACGTGAGGAGCTGAACGAACGTTTTCAGAGGGTACTAACCCATGTCTCAAAGCCCTTGACGTGGTCTGAATTTGCGCTCTCTAGACAGGGAGCATTTGTGGCTTCTATATTGGTTTTTGTGGGTGTCATCATTTGCAGAAAAACCCTATAA
- the LOC131304879 gene encoding probable galacturonosyltransferase-like 10: protein MPPLLLIIPLFLSLLCPSSAIRSFPDKMIADGVGDESNMVSSNNFMEAPVYENGHECPVSAKNDAVSSASARETCDDRFIVHVAMTLDGEYLRGSIAAVHSVLKHTSCPGNIYFHFIASDSGSPTANELTRIVQSTFPSLAFKVYPFDEKLVKKLISSSIRKALDNPLNYARSYLSDIIDECVHRVIYLDSDVVVVDDIRKLWSVSLTGSRVIGAPEYCHANLTKYFSDEFWSDPELSKVFDGKRPCYFNTGVMVMDLRKWREGRYGAKIEQWMEVQKERKIYELGSLPPFLLVFGGDVEPIHHRWNQHGLGGHNVLSSCRSLHPGPVSLLHWSGKGKPWRRLDEGNPCPVDRLWAPYDLYRPFSQHLEQR, encoded by the coding sequence ATGCCTCCCCTGCTTTTGATAATTCCTCTGTTTCTGTCCCTGCTCTGTCCCTCGTCCGCGATCCGATCGTTTCCGGATAAAATGATCGCGGACGGCGTCGGTGATGAATCAAATATGGTTTCCAGCAACAATTTCATGGAAGCCCCGGTGTACGAAAACGGACACGAATGCCCCGTCTCGGCGAAAAACGACGCGGTGTCATCGGCCAGTGCGCGAGAAACCTGCGATGACAGGTTTATCGTGCACGTGGCCATGACCCTCGACGGCGAGTACCTGAGAGGTTCGATAGCAGCCGTTCACTCCGTTCTCAAGCACACGTCGTGCCCCGGAAACATCTACTTCCATTTCATCGCTTCCGATTCCGGCTCACCAACTGCCAACGAGTTAACCCGGATTGTCCAATCCACATTCCCGTCTTTGGCTTTCAAGGTTTACCCGTTCGACGAAAAGCTAGTCAAAAAGTTGATCTCGTCGTCGATCAGGAAAGCTCTGGACAACCCGTTGAACTACGCGAGATCTTACTTGTCCGACATCATCGACGAATGCGTCCACCGCGTGATCTACTTGGATTCCGACGTCGTGGTCGTGGACGACATCCGGAAGCTATGGTCTGTTTCGCTAACCGGGTCGAGAGTCATCGGTGCTCCCGAGTACTGCCACGCGAATCTCACGAAATACTTTTCGGACGAGTTCTGGTCCGATCCTGAGTTGTCAAAGGTGTTCGATGGGAAGAGGCCATGTTACTTTAACACGGGCGTGATGGTGATGGATTTGAGGAAATGGAGGGAGGGGCGCTACGGGGCGAAAATCGAGCAGTGGATGGAGGTGCAGAAGGAGAGGAAAATATACGAGCTGGGTTCGCTGCCGCCTTTTCTGCTGGTGTTTGGCGGAGATGTCGAGCCGATCCATCATAGGTGGAACCAGCACGGGCTCGGCGGACACAACGTGCTGAGCAGTTGCAGGTCTTTGCATCCGGGCCCGGTTAGTTTGCTGCATTGGAGTGGGAAAGGGAAGCCGTGGAGGAGGCTCGACGAAGGCAATCCGTGCCCGGTTGATCGGCTTTGGGCACCTTATGATCTATATAGACCCTTTTCGCAACACCTGGAACAGCGGTAG
- the LOC131303556 gene encoding uncharacterized protein LOC131303556, which produces MAPNRWIRPEVYPLFAATGVAVGICVMQLVRNISTNPEVRVTKENRTAGVLDNFAEGEKYSQHALRKFVRNKSPEIMPNVNKFFTDPN; this is translated from the exons ATGGCCCCCAACCGATGGATCAGGCCcgag GTTTATCCTCTGTTTGCGGCCACAGGGGTTGCTGTTGGCATCTGCGTGATGCAGTTGGTGCGCAACATTTCCACCAATCCTGAAGTCAG GGTGACCAAGGAAAATAGGACAGCAGGAGTTCTGGATAACTTTGCAGAAGGAGAGAAGTATTCTCAGCATGCCCTCCGGAAGTTTGTCCGCAACAAGTCTCCAGAGATCATGCCAAACGTCAACAAATTCTTCACTGACCCAAACTAA
- the LOC131303554 gene encoding E2F transcription factor-like E2FF isoform X1 translates to MSSLVPPGDHCFYSRKEKSLGVLCSNFLKLYNRDGVDSIGLDDAANRLGVERRRIYDIVNILESVGVLSKKAKNQYFWRGFGGIPKALDMLKEEALNENLSTSSSCLSDYNVSHDYLYEGLPTSGKDKPSASCKVDSRKEKSLGLLTQNFIKLFISSKADLMTLDYIAKALLGDIHDPTAMRNNSAAKVRRLYDIANVFSSINLIEKTHHPESRKPAFRWLGLEGSPKDGPVTALKFNEIKKRVFGTEITNSLPKKYKKESSLDWNSNKKADTPVLMRCNNLIDEHDRNSLLQPRKHTSNGFVFGPFTPASVADLGHSENKNVRQVQDLEDLASPYGPRYRNQALTDLFGHYRAAWKSWYVEAAEKKHIQKGSILNS, encoded by the exons ATGTCGTCCCTGGTTCCCCCTGGAGACCATTGCTTTTACAGCCGTAAAGAAAAATCTCTCGGCGTCTTGTGCtccaa TTTTCTGAAGTTGTATAATCGAGATGGCGTGGACTCGATTGGATTGGATGATGCTGCAAACCGATTAG GTGTTGAAAGGCGGCGAATTTATGACATTGTGAACATTTTAGAAAGTGTTGGT GTTTTGTCCAAAAAAGCAAAGAACCAGTATTTTTGGAGAGGTTTTGGTGGAATCCCTAAGGCTTTAGATATGCTTAAG gAGGAAGCATTGAATGAGAACTTGTCTACCTCCAGTTCCTGCCTTTCAGATTATAAT GTTTCACATGACTATCTTTATGAAGGGCTTCCAACTTCCGGGAAAGACAAGCCCTCGGCATCATGCAAAGTTG ACAGCAGAAAGGAGAAATCTCTCGGGCTTCTCACCCAGAATTTTATCAAGCTGTTCATTAGTTCCAAG GCGGATTTGATGACTCTTGATTACATTGCAAAAGCTTTGCTGGGCGACATCCATGATCCAACAGCTATGAGAA ATAATTCTGCAGCAAAAGTCAGGCGCCTCTATGATATTGCAAATGTCTTCTCATCCATAAATCTCATTGAAAAg ACTCATCACCCGGAAAGCAGGAAACCAGCATTCAGATGGTTGGGGTTGGAAGGAAGTCCAAAGGATGGACCTGTTACTGCTCTGAAATTCAACGAGattaaaaaaagagtttttgGAACTGAGATCACGAACAGTCTTCCAAAGAAGTACAAGAAAGAATCTTCACTGGATTGGAATTCAAACAAGAAGGCAGATACACCAGTGCTTATGAGATGCAACAATTTGATAGATGAACATGACAGGAACTCATTGTTGCAGCCACGGAAACATACCTCCAATGGTTTTGTGTTTGGCCCCTTCACTCCAGCCAGTGTGGCCGACCTAGGAcattcagaaaacaaaaatgtaagGCAAGTTCAAGACTTAGAGGACCTGGCTTCTCCTTATGGTCCTCGGTATCGCAACCAAG CTCTTACTGACCTTTTTGGTCATTATCGCGCAGCATGGAAATCATGGTATGTTGAAGCTGCTGAGAAGAAACATATACAAAAAGGAAGTATCCTGAATTCCTGA
- the LOC131303554 gene encoding E2F transcription factor-like E2FF isoform X5: protein MSSLVPPGDHCFYSRKEKSLGVLCSNFLKLYNRDGVDSIGLDDAANRLGVERRRIYDIVNILESVGVLSKKAKNQYFWRGFGGIPKALDMLKVSHDYLYEGLPTSGKDKPSASCKVDSRKEKSLGLLTQNFIKLFISSKADLMTLDYIAKALLGDIHDPTAMRTKVRRLYDIANVFSSINLIEKTHHPESRKPAFRWLGLEGSPKDGPVTALKFNEIKKRVFGTEITNSLPKKYKKESSLDWNSNKKADTPVLMRCNNLIDEHDRNSLLQPRKHTSNGFVFGPFTPASVADLGHSENKNVRQVQDLEDLASPYGPRYRNQALTDLFGHYRAAWKSWYVEAAEKKHIQKGSILNS, encoded by the exons ATGTCGTCCCTGGTTCCCCCTGGAGACCATTGCTTTTACAGCCGTAAAGAAAAATCTCTCGGCGTCTTGTGCtccaa TTTTCTGAAGTTGTATAATCGAGATGGCGTGGACTCGATTGGATTGGATGATGCTGCAAACCGATTAG GTGTTGAAAGGCGGCGAATTTATGACATTGTGAACATTTTAGAAAGTGTTGGT GTTTTGTCCAAAAAAGCAAAGAACCAGTATTTTTGGAGAGGTTTTGGTGGAATCCCTAAGGCTTTAGATATGCTTAAG GTTTCACATGACTATCTTTATGAAGGGCTTCCAACTTCCGGGAAAGACAAGCCCTCGGCATCATGCAAAGTTG ACAGCAGAAAGGAGAAATCTCTCGGGCTTCTCACCCAGAATTTTATCAAGCTGTTCATTAGTTCCAAG GCGGATTTGATGACTCTTGATTACATTGCAAAAGCTTTGCTGGGCGACATCCATGATCCAACAGCTATGAGAA CAAAAGTCAGGCGCCTCTATGATATTGCAAATGTCTTCTCATCCATAAATCTCATTGAAAAg ACTCATCACCCGGAAAGCAGGAAACCAGCATTCAGATGGTTGGGGTTGGAAGGAAGTCCAAAGGATGGACCTGTTACTGCTCTGAAATTCAACGAGattaaaaaaagagtttttgGAACTGAGATCACGAACAGTCTTCCAAAGAAGTACAAGAAAGAATCTTCACTGGATTGGAATTCAAACAAGAAGGCAGATACACCAGTGCTTATGAGATGCAACAATTTGATAGATGAACATGACAGGAACTCATTGTTGCAGCCACGGAAACATACCTCCAATGGTTTTGTGTTTGGCCCCTTCACTCCAGCCAGTGTGGCCGACCTAGGAcattcagaaaacaaaaatgtaagGCAAGTTCAAGACTTAGAGGACCTGGCTTCTCCTTATGGTCCTCGGTATCGCAACCAAG CTCTTACTGACCTTTTTGGTCATTATCGCGCAGCATGGAAATCATGGTATGTTGAAGCTGCTGAGAAGAAACATATACAAAAAGGAAGTATCCTGAATTCCTGA